CTATGTCATGGAGCAGGGCGGCCATTTCCAGCCTCCGCACATCCTCGGCATCCAGGTTCATCTCCTGGGCAATGGCCACCGCGTAGCCTGCCACAACGCTGGAGTGAGCAGCCAGCCACTGGTCCCTGGTATCGATTGTGGTGCCGAGCAGGCGCATACTGGCTTCGAATTCCTTCTTCACCCTGGCATGGAGCCTAGAGTTCTCCAAGACCATTGAGACGATGTCCGCCAGGGCCTCGGCAACGCCCAGGTCTTCCGGCCCCCAGTGGTTCACTCGCTTGGAGTGGCAGTGAATGGCCCCCACGGGCCTGCCCTCATGGCGGACCGCCACAGCCATGCACGAGCGGTAGCCCGGGGAGCTCAAGCCATTTAGCGCAGGGGCCCGGGGGGGGGCCTCCTTGGTATCTCCTGCGATGAAGGGAAGGCCCAGAACGTAGCAGGACGGCATCAAGCCAGAAGCGTCAACGAAACACGAGCCTGACCACTTGAGATCGGCGGGGTAGGCCCCGGTTATGAGGCTTCCCTCACCCCCGATAAGGTAGAGCTCAGCGGCGTCCGCCCCCATGACCCCAGCCAGAGCCTCGGCCACCAGGCTGGGTATCTCCTCTTCAGGGCGGAGCGCAACGATGCTTCTCACTGCCCTGTGAAAGCCACCGAGGGGATCACTCTTCCAGTGGTGTACTATGCCTTCTCCTGCGTACTCCAGGAGGTTATGTGCCCCGGGTTCCAGTGATGAGCGGCGGGCGCCGACCCAAATAGCCCCACCCCCCACCCCTTGCCAGGTAGTGCTGGCGGTATCCCAAAACCCGCAATCCGATTCGCCGGGCAGGCCTACGGTGAAGCCGGCTATCTCGGAGGGATGCAAGCCATGAGCTGCCACCAGTCGTAACTGGTCTCGCTGCGTGTGGTAGACACCCCCCGCATCGCCCCCCAGGAGGGTAACCGCCCTGGTGAGGAGGCCTGGGATGCCCAAGAGAGCGACAAGGGGAGGGTTGAGGCTGGGGTCTCCCCCCCAGCGCAGCGCCGAGGCACCGGGCCAGCTGGAGGGCCCAGGGGCGAACTCGGAGGCCTTGCGGGCATCGTAGATGCACCAGACCCGGGCACCCTCCGACATTGCGCCGTCCACCTGGGTTTTCCAGTCAAAGGCACCTCCTGGCCCATACCTCTCCAGCGCAACATCCATATCAAAGAAGGCATGGAATACCTCGCCCGGGCAGGATCCCTGGCACCTCTCACGGATGAAATCCTTGACTGCCCGGTCTCCGGAAGGGGGGCCGGGCCAGGGAATAACCAGGGGGGCCTGGTTATTTGCCGACAGGTAGGCCTTGACCTCTTCGGGGTGACAGGAAACAACAAGACACTGGCCCGGGAAACAAACCCCCTGTGCCAGCACTTCTTTGAAGAACTCCATCTTCCCCTGGTCGTCATCAACCCAGATTGCCAAGGGACGTGAAAAACCGGCATGTTCCAACAGGAACCCGCCCTTCAGTTTGATCG
Above is a genomic segment from Bacillota bacterium containing:
- a CDS encoding diguanylate cyclase, with the protein product MEHAGFSRPLAIWVDDDQGKMEFFKEVLAQGVCFPGQCLVVSCHPEEVKAYLSANNQAPLVIPWPGPPSGDRAVKDFIRERCQGSCPGEVFHAFFDMDVALERYGPGGAFDWKTQVDGAMSEGARVWCIYDARKASEFAPGPSSWPGASALRWGGDPSLNPPLVALLGIPGLLTRAVTLLGGDAGGVYHTQRDQLRLVAAHGLHPSEIAGFTVGLPGESDCGFWDTASTTWQGVGGGAIWVGARRSSLEPGAHNLLEYAGEGIVHHWKSDPLGGFHRAVRSIVALRPEEEIPSLVAEALAGVMGADAAELYLIGGEGSLITGAYPADLKWSGSCFVDASGLMPSCYVLGLPFIAGDTKEAPPRAPALNGLSSPGYRSCMAVAVRHEGRPVGAIHCHSKRVNHWGPEDLGVAEALADIVSMVLENSRLHARVKKEFEASMRLLGTTIDTRDQWLAAHSSVVAGYAVAIAQEMNLDAEDVRRLEMAALLHDIGKVGIPDTILKKPGRLKPEEQAMLMSHAETGAAILEESGSPFNDVSDLVLHHHEWYNGHGYPAGITKPSRLVSILALANALAAMTSPRRHRRTLSSQEALREVHLASGTQFDPEAVAALLRLAERGEIPRVDTGEKDGMEKPQAVAVRAVLRAREMGALMSVAEIRTRLNEPDEIVDAIMDTFHRTLGYQHCYLYLLTPYGAVVRSARGSLSPPVGLMVDRSVLRPILEPGGITLGPGHTEGARSCASCVLKGAGGDLGVLCLASEDDNGFNEADVSLLRTVSGHVASAIETAQLVIKLEMAADTDFLTGAHNRRYLSKRLSKEISRARRHGGHVTLVFMDIDDLKGINDTHGHVSGDRVLQAMAATVRSVIRDEDIFARFGGDEFVLVLPDTDPQGAAELIERIRAAISATVVDTPGARLPLPTFSSGTSAYPTEVSTAEELIQAADAWMYRKRLMSRRRVKNG